Proteins encoded within one genomic window of Marasmius oreades isolate 03SP1 chromosome 6, whole genome shotgun sequence:
- a CDS encoding uncharacterized protein (BUSCO:EOG0926025H), which yields MSHVLEPPRKRVRVATTPSNSININDLQSVLSSSQSVENLTKSLTTLRNQLSLKQSEEIVSSNDSRLSFAQQWLGRSPVASDLFKLWEAVESRQNPKLNSSSHTILSLILSVLSSLLNLLSTHYTYHSYGIPIIKTLLSPQYARKINSFISGSHTDLILSTMNALNSLSNFASGKERRNVLEALHLDSKTFNRLLNMRRKGKADSVHPLARPDIRTLTLFLVCSFLCSTSALSIKTLFFDQHSDKFLSVFKGLVLDPYVVVRKFLETCWESVWCDVKIPKKIKVGLFGEITVNHLLKLYGRTGNEGPPSTGDLDEPQITADLVHHFLLAICTRPGQGICFRDSGWYSPSEVHSGEGNEDQYPIEGHSEDHHGHSGRRVYNKILKNVLKSLKPNEDLRQQELTMRILGACPELVAGYWAPVNLTLEPRLSSRWIGNVALFKAIISLPIPEASFFLSTGVARGGGGEGLYNPTPPPLGTIMDNILPSAVNSKAHFSKGLQPQSINPTATASVATSTPNMGLVQLCTAQALCACLSKYAQVRDVMRHIADTLEESSDSFFLRVDDEREQGQWRKRLGDLEREVRKRVPDFQVVVSFVGRTTESDSDSIGENQNQNQTKAALLSEVAHRLLCLYQQCLPEVTLEARYDFGKLLGSVDLNLSSVVSLGGGEDIGEGGDGSRVVDKLRGLKQVHVLRLLTENEQFKASWSGKAGNSKHTNLYILLKIVALAEAYSDMSTSPSPATPVVTVLTKLLKHILSDSIIFRQSEDEIPIWLSCLPTLIRSAKGSESPDGASLTDEIEAVVAFVDECVQRCVKTPYRYIDDLRSLEIKGSAMVVDTPQVLEGDETSLPSPLLMAILEQLRIKVNQRILPPSDVLGIMGFVKKLLFKLSVSTPEKSIYVVLGGLADKFVEIFSAEGTYKEYPVVSRALVTQAKMTRSLVRGESVAVNAGDEESTESVKLFLDDVEKISIPSSKLAKMVAAFELVDWIRLIDMPLRVDDVRRVVKVVSRLHPPALNELLWSLPLVHRLLWDGVDIRQGFVPPFELLFRHSTNEDFSSPDCRENLRSCTCVFMSGGIQTSTAVFTAPVMLISRALENAKDGVVHLLRLLQNLLISWSENTTSERLYAIKRFVFTDVAELREWFTNNSGTVTEEVYKVLGDIVSTSLFPADEHDRNLGSDMAEYWVNLLKNGTVVPQASPLAFAWIQYISVENMFALFDLIVSGRDLSSIGGIYATLLKAKSRPGFEDQLKKRMEVLVTLSPSPSNTMREELLEIGMRAALPLALDGYMPVDLSNEGEIKMIEKAENRWKSRASKRLRSLEDVEVGIHSNVNMMSYMLYNSPSSAHEGMIRAWLEKEGNSASLLDVSKVCFAYLDVRRCLKGTGTAGEDDPAIRYFARFVEGSTKVDETIDARRACSECVSILLGTSRREGLAEEFEEVIAKLHLAHPITVELMEVGVKTSSRAVKEVLINRGLQWIVRVLTGAGEIGSEDKWVMVELENVLQRVETIKPHVADPVLIAVIQHRLSSIPCLRLLQAILSKVTFKPLIVNRHLQTIVQSPQFHKACREGNLALRNALASLLHILFHLHPSNTCQTSHVEPLLRVYRGTLSVGDQKLLDIFRLFEKEKRLSVTALLAKWSPSDSDSSGPLEALKNLDGAMVLRTCLRWPQWRRYEEDEKFDRDQRGGEELYDPVFLILLGAHAFASDPPKSAVDWVEVMRTNILGLMICALSSRDRSLRNLAATPIATVWKALEGGDMLEKPHVIHVLSLFRDALVHATGSSSSPSLNEQPRLPSHTTLLLTHALRGIFYPSNFIYPLTARFLLQRPQLDINDLPMLYAMLYSSNAEDGQWKRERIWMLKFLADGLRGTMDWKVFKRRHTWDLIASLFGAEKDRLTRRAILEVLSNLTCISQATTSLLLKSSLLSWIEIQLLDTGGCSAVKHKQDQEQHRHEITAWIKIFENILIFANRDKLDDVTRGEWRVSIGRCLERILQWCSENSEVGSEQILAVLHLISRLMLRLIEQCPEDDKLWTTVGRLLKQCIFLLRYAERDVLLSYHRCTEDIRPLAPHGHYRLFEVEIDPSIGAEALTYRWSGIVEELWRVSMSLPTKCEWDALTCRLLVSRSLRARDMVDGIHSAEWARREVIRNMHDHETNLF from the exons ATGTCCCATGTCCTCGAGCCACCTAGAAAACGCGTGAGGGTAGCGACAACGCCGTCAAACTCGATAAATATAAATGACCTACAATCGGTCCTTAGTTCCTCGCAAAGCGTTGAGAATCTGACGAAGA GCCTCACGACCCTACGGAATCAACTTTCGTTAAAGCAAAGCGAGGAGATCGTTTCTTCGAATGACTCTAGATTATCATTTGCTCAGCAATGGCTCGGTCGTTCTCCTGTGGCTTCAGATCTGTTCAAGCTTTGGGAAGCTGTTGAGTCT CGTCAGAATCCTAAGTTAAACTCAAGTTCTCATACCATTCTGTCCCTCATCCTCTCAGTTCTGTCATCTCTTCTCAACCTACTCTCCACCCACTATACATACCACTCATACGGCATCCCTATCATCAAAACCCTCCTCTCTCCCCAATATGCTCGGAAGATAAATTCCTTCATCAGTGGTTCGCACACCGACTTGATTCTGTCTACCATGAACGCGTTGAACAGCCTTTCCAACTTTGCCAGCGGAAAAGAGAGGAGAAATGTTCTCGAAGCTCTGCACTTGGATAGTAAG ACATTCAATCGTTTGTTGAACATGCGTCGCAAAGGCAAAGCAGATTCTGTCCACCCACTTGCGCGCCCTG ATATACGAACGTTGACTCTATTCCTAGTTTGCTCGTTCTTGTGCTCAACGTCAGCCTTATCAATTAAGACATTATTCTTTGATCAACATAGCGACAAATTCCTCTCGGTCTTCAAAGGACTCGTATTGGATCCATATGTCGTAGTCCGGAAGTTCCTGGAAACCTGCTGGGAAAGTGTTTGGTGCGACGTGAAGATACCTAAGAAAATCAAGGTGGGGTTGTTTGGCGAGATAACAGTGAACCAT CTACTCAAACTCTACGGTCGAACGGGGAATGAAGGACCTCCTTCAACCGGAGACCTCGACGAACCGCAAATCACCGCTGACCTGGTTCACCATTTCTTACTCGCCATTTGTACAAGACCTGGACAAGGGATATGTTTTCGCGACTCCGGATGGTATTCGCCGTCTGAAGTCCACTCTGGAGAAGGAAATGAGGACCAATACCCTATAGAGGGACACTCGGAAGATCATCACGGCCATAGTGGCAGAAGAGTTTATAACAAGATCTTGAAAAATGTGCTTAAGAGCTTGAAACCCAATGAAGATCTCCGACAACAAGagttgacgatgaggatTTTGGGAGCTTGCCCCGAGTTAGTTGCTGG GTACTGGGCACCCGTGAATTTGACTCTCGAACCGCGTCTTTCTTCCCGATGGATTGGGAACGTGGCATTGTTCAAGGCTATAATATCGCTTCCTATACCAGAAGCGTCGTTTTTCTTGTCCACCGGTGTTGCtcggggaggaggaggggaggGGTTGTACAATCCGACCCCACCTCCGTTAGGGACGATTATGGATAACATCCTCCCCTCCGCGGTTAATTCCAAAGCCCACTTCTCTAAAGGACTACAACCACAGTCGATCAACCCAACTGCTACTGCTTCTGTAGCTACTAGCACGCCAAACATGGGGCTTGTTCAGCTATGCACTGCACAAGCTCTCTGTGCATGCCTTTCAAAATATGCGCAAGTACGTGATGTGATGAGACATATTGCCGATACTCTGGAAGAATCGAGTGACTCCTTTTTTCTCCGAGTCGACGACGAGAGGGAGCAGGGACAGTGGAGGAAGAGGCTTGGCGATTTGGAGAGGGAAGTTAGGAAACGAGTGCCAGATTTTCAGGTTGTTGTCTCATTTGTGGGACGGACTACTGAGTCTGACTCGGACTCGATCGGAGaaaatcagaatcagaatcagacAAAGGCAGCCTTGTTATCGGAAGTGGCTCATAGGCTGTTGTGTTTATACCAGCAATGTTTGCCTGAAGTAACTTTGGAGGCGAGATATGACTTCGGGAAACTGCTGGGGAGTGTTGATCTCAATCTCAGTTCCGTTGTAAGTCTGGGGGGTGGTGAAGATATCGGAGAAGGTGGGGATGGTAGCAGGGTAGTGGATAAGTTACGAGGGCTGAAGCAAGTTCATGTGCTCCGATTGTTGACGGAGAACGAGCAGTTCAAAGCTTCCTGGAGTGGAAAGGCGG GCAACTCCAAACACACTAACCTATACATCCTTCTCAAAATCGTCGCTCTCGCGGAAGCGTATTCTGATATGTCAACTTCGCCTTCCCCTGCGACTCCAGTTGTCACTGTTCTTACGAAACTTCTTAAACACATCCTCAGCGACAGCATCATCTTTCGACAATCGGAGGATGAAATTCCAATCTGGCTTTCTTGTCTTCCGACCCTTATCCGATCCGCTAAAGGATCTGAATCTCCGGATGGCGCGTCTCTCACGGACGAGATCGAAGCTGTAGTGGCTTTTGTTGACGAATGCGTTCAGAGATGTGTCAAGACGCCGTATCGATATATTGACGATCTTCGGAGTTTGGAAATAAAAGGATCGGCGATGGTTGTCGACACTCCCCAGGTTCTTGAGGGAGACGAAACGAGTCTTCCTAGTCCGTTACTGATGGCCATCCTCGAACAACTTCGTATCAAAGTCAACCAACGGATCCTTCCGCCGTCGGATGTGCTTGGAATTATGGGGTTTGTTAAAAAGCTCTTGTTTAAGCTTTCGGTTTCTACGCCAGAAAAGTCAATTTACGTGGTGTTGGGGGGATTAGCGGATAAGTTTGTGGAGATCTTCAGTGCTGAAGGAACATACAAGGAGTATCCGGTAGTATCGAGAGCGTTGGTGACTCAAGCAAAGATGACACGAAGCTTGGTCCGAGGTGAGTCGGTTGCTGTGAACGCGGGTGATGAGGAGTCTACCGAGTCGGTCAAGTTGTTTTTAGATGATGTAGAAAAGATATCCATTC CGTCGTCGAAACTCGCAAAGATGGTGGCTGCTTTTGAGCTTGTGGATTGGATACGACTCATTGATATGCCTTTGCGAGTTGACGATGTCCGACGAGTGGTGAAAGTTGTTAGTCGGTTACATCCTCCGGCGTTGAATGAACTTCTATGGTCTTTGCCACTGGTTCACCGGCTGTTGTGGGATGGAGTCGATATCCGGCAAGGTTTCGT CCCTCCTTTTGAATTGCTCTTCCGTCATTCGACAAATGAAGATTTCTCGTCACCGGATTGTCGCGAAAATCTTCGGTCCTGCACATGTGTTTTCATGAGTGGCGGAATTCAAACCTCAACTGCTGTGTTTACTGCACCGGTTATGTTGATTTCCCGAGCTTTGGAAAATGCCAAAGATGGGGTCGTGCACCTTCTTCGTTTGCTTCAGAACCTTTTGATCAGTTGGTCGGAAAACACGACTTCCGAGCGGTTGTATGCGATTAAACGGTTCGTTTTTACGGACGTTGCGGAACTTAGGGAGTGGTTTACCAATAATTCGGGCACGGTGACTGAGGAGGTATACAAAG TGCTCGGGGATATTGTTTCAACCTCTCTCTTCCCTGCGGACGAGCATGATCGAAATCTTGGATCAGACATGGCTGAGTATTGGGTAAATCTCCTAAAGAACGGAACGGTCGTTCCACAAGCTTCG CCTTTGGCCTTTGCATGGATTCAATATATATCCGTCGAAAATATGTTTGCGCTCTTCGACCTGATTGTCTCGGGACGCGATCTAAGTTCCATTGGTGGAATTTACGCGACATTGTTGAAGGCAAAATCTCGCCCTGGTTTCGAAGACCAGCTAAAAAAACGCATGGAAGTCTTAGTGACCCTTTCGCCCTCGCCTTCGAATACGATGAGGGAGGAACTGCTGGAGATTGGGATGAGGGCCGCTTTACCTCTGGCTCTCGATGGTTATATGCCGGTAGACCTCTCCAATGAAGGAGAGATAAAGATGAttgaaaaagccgaaaatcGCTGGAAATCCCGTGCATCAAAGCGACTGCGATCGCTTGAAGATGTCGAGGTTGGTATACACAGCAATGTGAACATGATGTCCTATATGTTGTATAACTCTCCCTCCTCGGCTCATGAAGGGATGATTCGTGCGTGGttggagaaagaaggaaactcCGCCTCACTACTGGATGTGTCGAAAGTTTGCTTTGCGTACCTGGATGTTCGGCGATGCCTGAAGGGAACGGGGACGGCCGGAGAGGACGACCCGGCGATACGTTATTTCGCTCGATTCGTCGAAGGCTCAACGAAAGTAGATGAGACTATTGACGCGCGGAGAGCCTGTTCAGAGTGCGTTTCCATACTTTTGGGAACGTCTCGGAGGGAAGGATTGGCAGAGGAATTTGAAGAGGTCATAGCAAAACTCCATCTTGCGCATCCTATAACAGTCGAACTCATGGAAGTGGGGGTTAAGACATCCTCTCGTGCTGTGAAGGAGGTTTTGATAAACCGAGGGCTGCAATGGATTGTTCGAGTTCTGACGGGTGCGGGTGAAATAGGATCGGAAGATAAGTGGGTGATGGTTGAACTCG AGAACGTGCTTCAACGTGTTGAAACCATAAAACCCCACGTCGCAGATCCTGTTTTAATAGCAGTGATCCAACACAGGCTTTCGAGTATACCGTGCCTACGCTTATTGCAGGCTATACTTTCGAAAGTTACATTCAAG CCTTTGATTGTCAACCGGCACCTTCAAACCATCGTGCAAAGTCCTCAGTTTCACAAAGCATGTCGTGAAGGAAATCTTGCCCTACGTAATGCTCTTGCAAGCCTTCTACACATTCTGTTCCATCTGCACCCATCCAATACATGCCAAACAAGTCACGTTGAGCCTCTTCTACGCGTTTACCGCGGTACACTCTCTGTCGGTGATCAGAAACTTCTCGATATTTTTCGGTTatttgagaaggagaaaaggcTCTCTGTTACCGCATTACTGGCAAAATGGTCTCCTTCCGACTCTGATTCCAGTGGTCCTTTGGAGGCATTGAAAAATCTCGATGGTGCAATGGTCTTGAGGACATGTCTAAGGTGGCCACAGTGGAGGAGATACGAGGAGGACGAGAAGTTTGATAGAGACCAGCGAGGAGGGGAGGAACTGTACGACCCTGTGTTCTTGATTCTCTTGGGTGCACATGCGTTCGCTTCAGACCCACCAAAATCGGCCGTAGATTGGGTTGAAGTTATGAGAACGAACATTCTCGGGTTGATGATCTGTGCGTTATCCTCGAGAGACAGAAGCTTACGGAACCTTGCTGCCACTCCGATTGCTACCGTATGGAAAGCGCTCGAGGGTGGGGATATGTTGGAAAAACCCCATGTCATCCATGTTCTTTCTCTCTTCAGGGATGCCCTTGTACATGCAACcggctcttcttcctctccttctctgaaTGAACAGCCACGACTTCCTTCTCACACTACTCTCTTACTTACCCATGCCCTACGAGGTATCTTTTATCCAAGCAACTTCATCTATCCCCTCACGGCGAGATTTCTCCTTCAACGACCACAACTGGACATAAATGATCTGCCAATGCTGTACGCGATGCTTTATAGTAGTAACGCCGAAGATGGACAATGGAAAAGGGAGCGCATCTGGATGCTTAAGTTTTTGGCCGATGGCTTACGGGGAACGATGGACTGGAAGGTGTTCAAAAGAAGGCATACATGGGACCTGATCGCTAGTTTATTTGGTGCAGAGAAGGACAGACTCACCAGGAGGGCTATTCTTGAG GTTCTATCCAATTTGACATGTATCTCTCAAGCAACGACGTCTTTACTACTCAAGTCAAGTTTGTTATCCTGGATTGAGATACAGCTGCTCGATACTGGTGGTTGTAGCGCCGTCAAACACAAGCAGGATCAAGAGCAGCACAGACACGAGATTACGGCTTGGATCAAGATCTTCGAAAACATTCTCATCTTTGCAAATCGGGACAAACTGGACGATGTTACAAGAGGGGAGTGGCGAGTGTCCATTGGAAGATGTCTAGAGAGAATTCTACAGTGGTGTAGTGAAAATTCCGAAGTCGGTTCAG AGCAAATACTCGCCGTCCTGCATCTCATTTCACGGCTGATGCTTCGCTTAATCGAACAATGTCCAGAGGATGACAAGTTATGGACGACGGTGGGGCGACTTCTCAAACAATGCATATTTCTCCTTCGGTATGCCGAGAGAGATGTGTTGCTATCTTATCACCGATGCACTGAGGATATCCGACCGCTGGCGCCTCATGGACATTATAGACTGTTTGAGGTAGAGATTGACCCCAGTATAGGAGCAGAGGCTCTTACGTATCGATGGTCTGGGATAGTGGAAGAGCTTTGGCGCGTGTCTATGTCCCTCCCGACTAAATGTGAATGGGACGCGTTGACATGTCGCCTGCTCGTTTCGAGGTCCTTGAGAGCTCGAGATATGGTGGATGGTATACACTCGGCTGAGTGGGCGAGGAGAGAGGTGATTCGGAACATGCATGACCACGAGACGAACCTGTTTTAG
- a CDS encoding uncharacterized protein (antiSMASH:Cluster_6.1; BUSCO:EOG092625P1), whose translation MTVPIPAGVNVETQPKKSKKGKSKSKAEDTTSEIDVKQHKKDKKDKKRKREELEKEEQHDNLEKKKKKRSNDDDDVEMKERSERKEKKKDRKEKKKKQKTSKPVEAAPYLPQPSSSEGCEFLKKHNVSIHVPDGEPEVIPILSFSQLDIPKTLRSFSDHFKEPSPIQACAWPPSLAGKDVVGIAETGSGKTLAFGIPALSRLVSSPPTSSGRGSSTVTTLVVAPTRELALQTHETLNTLGEHIGIASVAVFGGVPKEPQIKMLKNLNKTGLTTRIIVGTPGRIIDLMNEGVCDLSGVNFLVLDEADRMLDKGFENDIRKIIAATKPSNERQTLMFSATWPEAVRRLASTFQNKPVRVTVGSDDLTANSRVEQLVEVLDDSRQKDSRLLHHLRNLGHHKRPVKGSSVESRIIVFALYKAETARVEQMLIREGYLTSALHGDINQSQRLQALEKFKTGTSGILVATDVAARGLDIPNVKAVINYTFPLTIDDYIHRIGRTGRGGKHGKSVTFFTGENQERGLAGELLRVLKDSGFDCPGLQKFPMTIKKKEHSAYGAFYRDDVPVTGRKKIVF comes from the exons ATGACTGTGCCTATACCCGCAG GAGTCAACGTTGAGACACAACCTAAAAAGTCAAAAAAGGGTAAAAGTAAAAGCAAGGCGGAGGATACAACGTCTGAAATCGACGTTAAACAGCATAAAAAAGACAAGAAGGACAAGAAAAGGAAACGTGAAGAACTAGAAAAAGAGGAGCAACACGACA AtcttgaaaagaagaaaaaaaagcgTTCgaatgatgacgacgacgtggaaatgaaggagcgttcagagagaaaagaaaagaaaaaggacaggaaggagaagaaaaagaaacagaagacATCAAAGCCAGTCGAGGCCGCTCCATACCTTCCACAGCCATCATCATCCGAAGGCTGCGAATTCCTAAAGAAACACAATGTATCAATACACGTTCCAGACGGCGAACCAGAAGTCATACCCATTCTATCATTCTCCCAGCTTGACATACCCAAAACCCTACGCTCGTTTTCTGATCATTTCAAGGAACCTTCTCCGATTCAAGCATGTGCATGGCCACCGTCCCTGGCCGGAAAAGATGTCGTCGGCATCGCAGAAACAGGGAG CGGTAAAACCTTGGCTTTTGGCATACCAGCTCTTTCACGCCTCGTCTCGTCCCCCCCAACGTCTAGCGGTCGCggttcgtctacggtaaccACTCTCGTAGTCGCTCCTACAAGAGAATTAGCATTACAAACACACGAGACCTTGAACACCCTCGGTGAGCATATCGGAATCGCCAGCGTTGCCGTATTTGGGGGGGTACCGAAAGAACCACAAAtcaaaatgttgaagaaTCTCAACAAGACTGGGCTAACGACCAGAATCATCGTTGGAACTCCGGGCAGGATAATAGATCTCATGAATGAGGGTGTCTGTGACCTCAGTGG GGTCAACTTCCTCGTGTTAGATGAAGCCGATAGAATGTTAGACAAAGGTTTTGAGAACGACATCCGGAAGATCATTGCAGCAACGAAACCTTCTAATGAACGACAAACGTTGATGT TCAGTGCCACCTGGCCAGAAGCTGTCAGGCGTCTCGCCAGCACTTTTCAGAACAAGCCTGTCAGAGTCACTGTGGGTAGTGATGACCTTACTGCGAACAGCCGAGTAGAACAATTAGTCGAAGTCTTGGACGATAGCCGACAAAAAGA CTCTCGTCTCCTCCACCATCTCCGAAACCTAGGTCATCACAAGCGACCAGTCAAAGGGTCCTCCGTAGAATCACGCATCATCGTCTTCGCTCTTTACAAAGCGGAAACCGCTCGTGTAGAGCAGATGCTCATTCGGGAAGGTTATCTAACCAGTGCACTCCATGGAGACATCAATCAAAGCCAGCGGCTACAAGCTCTAGAGAAATTCAAAACAGGAACGAGCGGTATCCTTGTTGCTACGGATGTTGCGGCTCGCGGTTTGGATATACCCAACGTCAAAGCCGTCATTAATTACACTTTCCCGCTGACGATAGATGACTATATCCACCGGATTGGTAGAACCG GCCGAGGCGGTAAACACGGAAAATCCGTAACATTCTTTACGGGTGAAAACCAGGAGCGGGGTCTCGCAGGAGAGCTTTTGAGAGTCTTGAAAGACAGTGGTTTCGACTGCCCCGGGTTGCAAAAATTCCCCATGACTatcaagaagaaggaacaCAGTGCCTACGGAGCATTCTATAGAGACGATGTACCCGTCACTGGACGAAAGAAAATCGTCTTTTAA